A window of Longimicrobiaceae bacterium genomic DNA:
GTTCGTGGGGCCCCCGTAGTCGTCGCCCACCAGGAAGCAGCCCACGCGCCCCACCGCGTACCCGATCGCCAGCGCCGGCGCGATCGCGTCGGCGAAGCGCAGCACGGGCAGCTTGCGGCGGTGCAGCTGCCAGGCGATCAGCGCCGCGGCCATGATGAAGCCGCCGTACCACACCAGCCCCGCGCGCGAGGTGATGGCGTGCCACGGGTCGGCCGCCGTCTCCGGCCAGTGCAGGAAGAGGTAGTAGATCTTGGCGCCCAGGATGCCGCCCAGCGCCGCGTACCACACCACGTCCCACGCCGTCTCTGGGTTCTCGCCCTTGCGCCGCAGCTCCGCCGCCAGCACCCACCCCGCGGACAGAAACGCGAGCGCCATCATCACCCCGAACGAGGTGATGGTCAGCGATCCGATGTGGAAGAGAACAGGATACATGCGCTGTCAGGGCAAGGGTTTGGGGCGGGCGAGGCCAGCCGGGCGCGGAGCCGCATCGGGCGCTGCGTTGGTGGAAGTCGTGCTCCTGCCGTCATTTGCGACGGCGGAAACATAGCCGTTTCGCAGCTTTCCGTGAAGGGCTCTGCCGGCGTGACCGATCCGGGAATGCACGCCGGGTGGCGGCCTCGCATCGGCGGCCACCCGGCGGCTCTTCGGACCCGCCACGGCGCCAGGTTCCGCGGGGTATGCGATGCCCGGCGTCGCATCGCGCGGGAGGATCACGCGACGGCGGGCCTGTGCTCCTCCATCACCCGCTCCAGCCGGTCGTAGCTGGTCGACATGCCGTCCGTCATGCCGCTCTTGAGCGCCTGGTCCCGCTCATCGGGCGTGCTGAAGCGCATCGTCTGTGACAGCGTGGTGCGGCCGCCCGCTTCCATGAGCACGAGCGTGCACAGCGACTCGTCGCCGTTGAACCGCTCCACGAACACGATGCGCTCCGGCACCACGATCTCGCGGTAGGTGCCGTTCATCCCGAACTGCTGCCCCTTCGCGTCGTTGCGCCACACGTAGCGGTAGTCGCCGCCGACGCGCAGGTCGATCTCGCACACGGGCATCGACCAGCCGTCCGGGCCCAGCAGCCAGCGCCGCACCAGCTCCGGCTGCGTGTGGCAGTCGAAGACCAGGCTGCGGGGCGCGTCGAAGACGCGGGTGACGACGACCTCGCGGTCGCCGGGGGTCGTCACGTGGACGGTGGGGCTCATCGCGTTTCTCCTTGCGGCTCGGTTGAAGGTTTGCCGCCGACGGCCTTCATCTCGCTCAGCAGGTCGTCGAGGCGCTGGTAGTTCCCCTCCCAGATGCGGCGGTATCGCTCGATCCACTCCGTAGCCTCGGCGAGCGGTCCCGGCTCCATCCGGCAGGGACGGCGCTGTGCCTCGCGACTGCGGCTGATCAGCCCCGCGCGCTCCAGCACCTTGAGGTGCTTGGAGATGGCGGGCTGGCTCATCGCGAACGGCTCGGCCAGCTCCATCACGGACGCCTCCCCATTTGCTAGCCGCGCGAGGATCGCACGGCGCGTGGGGTCCGACAATGCGGCGAAGGTGGCGTCCAGGTGCTGCGCAGCTTGCATACAAAACCTGTGGGTTATATAGCCTGTCGATTATATAAACGAGCACGACTCTCCCGTCAAGTCTCTCGGTTGGACGGTTGATCTCGACCTACTTGGGGGAACGGATGCGGATCAGGAGTTGCGCGAGCCGCTTCATGGCGTCCGGGGCCGTGGATTCCTCGAGCAGCGTCTCCCACTGGTCCGGAGGCGAGCCACTGTCGAGCATTCGCTGGAACGTCGCGTACGCATCGGTGCGGCTGCCGTACGTGCGCAGAGAGCGTTCGTCGTTCACCCAAGCGAAGACGATGATCCGGGCGCTGGTCCGAAAACGGAAGAAGAGCCGATAGCGGCCATTTCCGAACTTTGCGCGGAACCAGTGCTTGTGCGTAATCCCGAGGGTGTTTCCTTGCCTATAGATCGCGCGGGTGGGGTCCTGCGGAACGTCGTCGAGCATCAGTTTGGTGATGCTCGCGAGGATCTGGGAAGCGGGGCGCGGACCATCTTCACGCGACTCGCGCTCCGCCGCATCGCCAAGCTTCTCGATCTGGAGCAGGAGCTGAGCGTGGATGCCGATGCGCCAGCCGTTCCGCTCCAGGAGTTCTTGGGCCGCATCTCCGGAGCGGGGTTCGCCCGGTCTGTCAGAGCTCGAAATCTCCTTCGATCGGCGCGTCATAATCCACTTCGATCCCGACAGCGAGCTCTCGCAGCCGTGCCGCGAACGGTGCAGTGAGGAAGAGGACGTGCTCCTTGTTCCGCTCGATATCGCTGGAGAGCAGGCCCAGGAACCCGGCGAGGGCGGGGTCCTCCGCTTCGTTGAGCTTCCGGATCACCACTCGGTCGTTCTCGATGACGTACCCGATCTCGTCACCCGCACGCAACCCGAGAGCCTTGCGGACGCCGCTCGGCAACGTCGTCTGCGAGCGGGAAGTGACCTTGCTCGAAAGCATGTGGCTCCGGCTCTTGCGATCCGCCGCCGTCCTGTGAGACTCAGCCATGTGACCTCCGGGAAATTACAATGCATCTGCATTGAAATTACCAAGGCGGTGGATGTACGGCAAGCGGCGCGGGATCGCTCGTTCCGAAGCGGGATCGGTGAAAGACCGTGGGATCGTTCAGTCGAACATGTCCCAGGCGCGCTCCAGGTCCTGCTTGGAGAAGACGCGGAAGGCGGTGAGCGTGTTGGTGCGCTCGATACCCGTGATCTGCGCGATCTCTTCGGTGACGATGGTGGCGATGCGGTCGTACTCGGCGACGCGCACGATGGCGATCAGGTCGTACTCGCCGGACACGGAGTAGACCTCGGCCACGCCGTCGATGCCGGCGATGCGGCGGGCCAGCGCGGGCACGTCTCCGGGTACGGCGCGGATCAGGACGACGGCGGCAACCATGCGGCATCTCCTTGCGGATGAGTGGCTTCGGTAGATCGGCACTTCGCGGCGAGCACTCGCGACCTGCGGATGGCCTGATCGCGGCGCGCTATCTTCGCGTTCCGGCCGTCGAGCCCGAGCGATGGCGGTTCGTCCAGTGCTGTCCATCGCCGCGCATCCGCCGAGAGAGGGCGGGCGAGGGATGACGATGTGCGCCATCAACATATCCGCCGCGCATCCATCGTCACAATCACCCGGCGCCTCGCATCTACCGAAAAGCCGCCGTTGGTGCGCGTTGCGGTGGCGGAACGGCGCGGGCGACGCACATTGATCGGCATGGGAGCGAATGCCGGCGTCCCGGCATCTTACGTTCGATGTGCTCGCCGAAAGACGTGATTCTCCGTGTGTGTCCGAGGTCAGCCCGCGTACTGTGCGATCGCGCGTACGACGTCGTCGATGCCGGCTTTGACGCGGGTAGACGGGGTGCCGCTGCCGTTGACGAGGATGGAGAAGATGACCTCGCGCCCGTCCGCCAGCGTGACGTAGCCGCTGAGCGAGTCGACGTTGCTGATGTAGCCCGTCTTGGCCGCCACGCGCCCCGGCAGGTCCGTGAGC
This region includes:
- a CDS encoding prolipoprotein diacylglyceryl transferase family protein; amino-acid sequence: MYPVLFHIGSLTITSFGVMMALAFLSAGWVLAAELRRKGENPETAWDVVWYAALGGILGAKIYYLFLHWPETAADPWHAITSRAGLVWYGGFIMAAALIAWQLHRRKLPVLRFADAIAPALAIGYAVGRVGCFLVGDDYGGPTNQPWGVAFPNGAPPSTAANLRAFGVTVPANVPGDMVMRVHPTQIYEVLMTLVIFA
- a CDS encoding SRPBCC family protein — protein: MSPTVHVTTPGDREVVVTRVFDAPRSLVFDCHTQPELVRRWLLGPDGWSMPVCEIDLRVGGDYRYVWRNDAKGQQFGMNGTYREIVVPERIVFVERFNGDESLCTLVLMEAGGRTTLSQTMRFSTPDERDQALKSGMTDGMSTSYDRLERVMEEHRPAVA
- a CDS encoding metalloregulator ArsR/SmtB family transcription factor — encoded protein: MQAAQHLDATFAALSDPTRRAILARLANGEASVMELAEPFAMSQPAISKHLKVLERAGLISRSREAQRRPCRMEPGPLAEATEWIERYRRIWEGNYQRLDDLLSEMKAVGGKPSTEPQGETR
- a CDS encoding type II toxin-antitoxin system YhaV family toxin, translated to MTRRSKEISSSDRPGEPRSGDAAQELLERNGWRIGIHAQLLLQIEKLGDAAERESREDGPRPASQILASITKLMLDDVPQDPTRAIYRQGNTLGITHKHWFRAKFGNGRYRLFFRFRTSARIIVFAWVNDERSLRTYGSRTDAYATFQRMLDSGSPPDQWETLLEESTAPDAMKRLAQLLIRIRSPK
- a CDS encoding type II toxin-antitoxin system PrlF family antitoxin, translating into MLSSKVTSRSQTTLPSGVRKALGLRAGDEIGYVIENDRVVIRKLNEAEDPALAGFLGLLSSDIERNKEHVLFLTAPFAARLRELAVGIEVDYDAPIEGDFEL
- a CDS encoding Lrp/AsnC ligand binding domain-containing protein, with amino-acid sequence MVAAVVLIRAVPGDVPALARRIAGIDGVAEVYSVSGEYDLIAIVRVAEYDRIATIVTEEIAQITGIERTNTLTAFRVFSKQDLERAWDMFD